A genomic region of Exiguobacterium oxidotolerans JCM 12280 contains the following coding sequences:
- the xseA gene encoding exodeoxyribonuclease VII large subunit: MNDPLQVSELVGYVKRELESDSLLQQVQVVGEVSNFKRHSSGHLYFTLKDDQSRMKAVMFARDASRLKSPIKDGMRVVMTARLSVYLASGEMQLYVERMTEDGVGALYEAFVRLKEQLEERGWFDPALKKVLPAFPQRVGIITSPKGAALHDIATTLRRRYPQAAIVFAPVLVQGKEAAPQIARAIEQMNARQACDVLIIGRGGGSIEELWAFNEMNVVTAIHESTIPIVSAVGHETDFTISDFVADVRAATPTAAAELVTPEAAELEKRVGELSRRLIRNYDYFVKSRREQVTRLAMSYGLKSPRVLLGLKQERLDRADMNLNRIGKKLILTKQQDVLNLSNRLARIPVRERLEEQSREVERMRKQLERIRPYMKMKQERLHQMVARLDSVSPTRVLLRGYTYVEQNGEVVRSEKQVTDDTFRIQFHDGSILAKREDE; encoded by the coding sequence TTGAAAGTGATTCGCTGTTACAGCAAGTGCAGGTGGTGGGAGAAGTGTCGAACTTTAAACGACACTCTTCCGGTCACCTTTATTTTACGTTGAAGGACGACCAGTCACGGATGAAGGCGGTCATGTTCGCACGTGACGCAAGTCGCCTGAAATCACCGATCAAAGACGGGATGCGTGTCGTCATGACGGCGCGGTTATCCGTGTATCTCGCTTCCGGCGAGATGCAACTCTACGTCGAGCGGATGACGGAAGATGGCGTCGGCGCCCTGTATGAAGCTTTCGTCCGTTTGAAAGAACAACTCGAAGAACGTGGCTGGTTCGATCCAGCGTTAAAAAAAGTGCTCCCAGCGTTTCCGCAACGTGTCGGAATCATCACATCACCAAAAGGTGCGGCACTTCACGATATCGCGACGACACTACGGAGGCGGTATCCGCAAGCGGCAATCGTCTTCGCCCCAGTGCTCGTTCAAGGGAAAGAGGCGGCACCGCAAATTGCTCGTGCCATCGAACAGATGAATGCGCGTCAGGCGTGTGACGTCTTAATCATTGGTCGCGGTGGCGGCTCAATCGAAGAACTGTGGGCGTTCAATGAAATGAACGTCGTTACGGCGATCCATGAGTCGACGATTCCGATTGTTTCTGCAGTCGGTCATGAAACGGACTTTACGATTAGTGACTTCGTCGCGGATGTCCGGGCAGCGACACCGACTGCTGCAGCCGAACTCGTAACACCAGAGGCGGCCGAACTGGAAAAACGAGTCGGTGAACTGAGTCGACGTTTGATACGAAACTATGACTATTTCGTCAAGAGCCGACGGGAACAAGTGACCCGGCTTGCGATGAGTTATGGATTAAAGTCTCCCCGTGTTTTGCTTGGATTAAAGCAGGAGCGCCTTGACCGGGCCGATATGAACTTGAATCGAATCGGAAAAAAACTCATTTTAACGAAACAACAAGACGTGTTGAACCTATCGAACCGTTTAGCACGGATTCCGGTTCGGGAGCGTCTTGAAGAGCAGTCGCGTGAAGTTGAGCGGATGCGTAAACAGTTGGAACGGATTCGCCCGTACATGAAGATGAAGCAGGAGCGATTGCACCAAATGGTGGCACGCCTTGACTCGGTTAGTCCGACCCGTGTCTTATTACGTGGTTATACGTATGTCGAACAAAACGGAGAGGTCGTTCGATCAGAAAAACAAGTGACGGATGACACCTTCCGGATTCAGTTTCATGACGGAAGTATTCTAGCGAAACGAGAGGATGAGTGA
- a CDS encoding exodeoxyribonuclease VII small subunit produces MDTEQSFEAALERLEEIVELLEEGEAPLEQAMTLYEEGVKLTALCQGKLSTAEKKLDLILEQDGTLREKGGAQ; encoded by the coding sequence ATGGACACGGAACAATCATTTGAAGCAGCGTTAGAACGCTTAGAAGAAATCGTCGAATTGCTTGAAGAAGGGGAAGCCCCGCTTGAGCAAGCGATGACCTTGTATGAGGAAGGTGTAAAACTGACTGCTCTTTGCCAGGGGAAACTATCGACAGCTGAAAAGAAACTCGATTTAATCTTGGAACAAGATGGAACGTTACGTGAAAAAGGGGGAGCACAATGA
- a CDS encoding polyprenyl synthetase family protein — MIALMEWKAQVERALESFMTRLDAPEQLRASMRYSLDAGGKRVRPALIYAVLDAYGVSRTTGDATAAALEMIHTYSLIHDDLPAMDDDDMRRGRKTNHIEFDEATAILAGDALLTNAFTCLLETDASADIKVQLLERLAMAAGAAGMVGGQLDDMLGERGGIDDVEALESIHRRKTGALLVFAVEAGGILAGANEDDVVHLQRYGRHLGIAFQIQDDILDVTGDAEKIGKPVGSDEGNDKATYPKLLGLEGAKTALAAQVQAAEEAIDALSVEATTLKDLLDFVVKRDH; from the coding sequence ATGATTGCCTTGATGGAATGGAAAGCTCAAGTCGAGCGTGCGCTCGAATCATTTATGACCCGACTCGATGCACCGGAACAATTACGTGCTTCGATGCGCTATTCACTCGATGCTGGAGGGAAGCGTGTCCGCCCGGCGTTGATTTATGCTGTCCTTGATGCATACGGTGTCTCGCGGACAACAGGGGACGCGACGGCAGCAGCGCTTGAGATGATTCATACATATTCTTTAATCCATGACGATTTACCAGCAATGGACGATGATGACATGCGTCGTGGGCGGAAGACGAACCATATCGAGTTTGACGAAGCAACAGCGATTTTAGCAGGCGATGCGTTGTTGACGAATGCCTTTACCTGTTTACTCGAGACGGACGCGTCGGCAGACATCAAGGTTCAGTTGCTCGAGCGTCTCGCCATGGCAGCTGGAGCGGCCGGGATGGTCGGTGGACAGCTTGACGATATGCTCGGTGAGCGTGGTGGCATTGATGACGTCGAGGCACTTGAATCGATTCACCGGCGCAAGACGGGGGCATTACTCGTGTTTGCTGTTGAGGCAGGAGGAATTCTTGCTGGAGCAAATGAAGATGATGTAGTCCACTTACAACGTTACGGACGTCATCTTGGAATCGCCTTCCAAATTCAAGATGATATTTTAGATGTAACGGGAGATGCTGAAAAGATTGGTAAGCCGGTCGGGAGTGACGAAGGAAACGACAAAGCGACCTATCCGAAACTACTTGGTCTAGAGGGTGCGAAGACGGCTCTTGCGGCACAAGTACAAGCTGCTGAGGAAGCGATTGATGCGTTATCGGTCGAAGCGACGACACTTAAGGACTTGCTCGACTTCGTCGTCAAGCGTGACCATTGA
- the dxs gene encoding 1-deoxy-D-xylulose-5-phosphate synthase, whose translation MKLTEIQDPSFLKRMSVSELDVFAGDIRRFLIEELATTGGHLAPNLGVVELTLALHREFDSPNDKFVWDVGHQAYVHKILTGRAGQFDTLRKHKGLCGFPKRNESIHDVWETGHSSTSLSAAMGIAVSNELKGNDDRAIAIIGDGALTGGMALEALNHIGAEQQNVIVILNDNEMSIAPNVGAMHQMLGRIRSSRKVRYAQDELETLIKKIPLIGGSLEKGSEKLKEAVKGALVPGMFFEELGFNYYGPVDGHDLTDLIEQLNYVKKEQGPVLLHVITKKGKGYRPAEYDGVGTWHGLGPYKMESGEVIKGKSKAPSYSFTVANTLTKMARDDEKLTLITPAMSVGSKLDCFEKEFPNRMFDVGIAEQHAVTFAAGQATQGMKPVVSIYSTFFQRAYDQLVHDVARQNLDVTFTIDRSGLVGADGETHQGVFDIAFMRHVPNIRIVMAKDENELQHLLYSAVKYEGPIAVRFPRGEGIGVTMDETLHEISLDTWEVEREGTDVAIMAFGPQVQDALKIADLLEGELSVRVINARTIKPLDGKMLDALYAEGIPLVTLEEAVLKGGFGSAVLEHANEQEAFPRVKRFGIPDWYIEHGGVNELLEEIGLLPGQIAEEVRAFVNQGKKQSV comes from the coding sequence ATGAAGTTGACAGAAATACAGGATCCGTCATTTTTAAAGCGTATGTCAGTCTCAGAACTCGATGTGTTCGCAGGCGACATCCGACGCTTTTTGATTGAAGAACTGGCTACGACGGGTGGTCACTTAGCACCGAATCTAGGTGTCGTCGAATTGACATTGGCACTTCACCGAGAATTTGATAGTCCGAACGATAAATTTGTTTGGGATGTCGGTCACCAGGCATACGTGCATAAAATCTTGACGGGACGTGCGGGACAGTTTGATACGTTACGCAAACACAAAGGATTATGTGGATTCCCGAAACGAAATGAAAGCATTCATGACGTCTGGGAAACTGGGCATAGTTCGACCTCGTTGTCGGCGGCGATGGGTATTGCCGTCTCAAACGAGTTAAAAGGAAATGACGACCGGGCGATTGCAATCATCGGAGATGGTGCATTGACTGGTGGCATGGCACTTGAAGCTTTAAACCACATCGGTGCAGAACAACAAAATGTCATCGTCATCCTTAATGATAACGAGATGTCGATTGCACCGAACGTCGGTGCGATGCATCAGATGTTAGGTCGTATTCGTTCTTCACGTAAAGTCCGTTATGCGCAAGATGAACTTGAGACATTAATCAAGAAAATCCCGCTGATCGGTGGAAGTCTTGAAAAAGGTAGTGAAAAACTAAAAGAAGCCGTCAAAGGAGCACTTGTTCCAGGAATGTTCTTTGAAGAACTCGGTTTTAACTATTACGGTCCAGTCGATGGACATGACTTGACGGATTTGATTGAACAGTTGAATTACGTCAAAAAAGAGCAAGGACCGGTCCTGCTTCATGTCATCACGAAAAAAGGAAAAGGGTATCGTCCAGCTGAATATGATGGAGTTGGAACCTGGCACGGTCTCGGACCATACAAGATGGAGTCTGGTGAAGTCATCAAAGGTAAATCGAAAGCGCCGAGTTATTCATTCACGGTCGCGAATACATTAACGAAGATGGCACGAGATGATGAAAAATTAACATTGATTACACCGGCAATGAGCGTCGGGTCAAAACTCGATTGCTTTGAGAAGGAGTTCCCAAACCGAATGTTTGATGTCGGGATTGCGGAACAACATGCCGTCACGTTCGCAGCGGGTCAAGCGACGCAAGGGATGAAACCGGTCGTTTCCATTTATTCGACCTTCTTCCAGCGAGCTTACGATCAACTCGTCCATGATGTCGCGCGTCAAAATCTTGACGTGACGTTTACGATTGACCGGTCAGGTCTTGTCGGAGCAGATGGAGAAACACACCAAGGTGTCTTCGATATCGCGTTCATGCGCCACGTTCCGAATATCCGGATCGTCATGGCGAAAGACGAGAACGAACTGCAACATTTACTTTATTCGGCTGTGAAGTATGAAGGACCAATCGCCGTCCGTTTCCCAAGAGGGGAAGGAATCGGTGTAACGATGGATGAGACGTTACATGAAATCTCGCTCGATACGTGGGAAGTCGAACGTGAAGGAACGGATGTTGCAATCATGGCATTCGGTCCACAAGTCCAAGATGCGTTGAAAATCGCAGATCTGCTCGAGGGAGAACTGTCTGTTCGTGTCATCAATGCGCGGACAATCAAGCCACTCGACGGGAAGATGTTGGATGCACTCTATGCGGAAGGTATTCCTCTCGTCACGCTGGAGGAAGCAGTCTTAAAAGGTGGCTTCGGTTCTGCAGTTCTTGAACATGCGAATGAGCAGGAAGCGTTCCCGCGCGTCAAACGATTCGGTATCCCAGATTGGTATATCGAGCACGGTGGCGTCAACGAGCTACTTGAAGAAATCGGATTATTGCCTGGACAAATCGCGGAAGAAGTACGTGCTTTTGTCAATCAAGGAAAGAAACAGAGTGTGTAA
- a CDS encoding TlyA family RNA methyltransferase, which produces MENVKKIRLDVLLVERGLCETREKAKRTIMAGLVFSGTERLEKAGEKVKSDIDLTVKGQVMPYVGRGGFKMEKALEVFDIDVTDRTGLDIGSSTGGFTDCALQNGAAHMYALDVGSNQLDWKLRSDSRVTAMEKTNFRHATRDMFPVQPSFATIDVSFISLRLIIPPLKTILAEGGDVIALVKPQFEAGRDDVGKKGIVRDERVHGRVLEEMVEFFIREGFHVKQLDFSPITGGEGNIEFLLHAQLTTPGMETIVDPADTVRLAHQAL; this is translated from the coding sequence ATGGAAAATGTTAAAAAAATCCGCCTCGACGTGTTACTCGTCGAGCGTGGTTTATGTGAAACACGTGAAAAGGCGAAGCGAACGATTATGGCTGGGCTTGTCTTCAGTGGAACGGAACGATTAGAGAAGGCAGGAGAAAAAGTGAAGTCCGACATCGACTTGACCGTTAAAGGACAAGTGATGCCATACGTTGGGCGCGGTGGTTTTAAGATGGAGAAGGCACTTGAAGTCTTTGACATCGACGTGACGGACCGGACAGGGCTCGATATCGGTTCGTCGACAGGTGGTTTTACGGACTGTGCCCTCCAAAATGGCGCGGCACACATGTACGCTCTCGATGTCGGATCAAATCAACTTGATTGGAAACTCCGGTCAGATTCTCGTGTGACGGCGATGGAGAAAACAAATTTCCGTCATGCGACACGAGACATGTTCCCTGTTCAACCGAGTTTCGCGACAATCGATGTCTCCTTTATTTCACTTCGTCTCATCATTCCACCACTGAAAACGATTTTAGCTGAGGGCGGCGACGTCATTGCCCTCGTTAAACCACAGTTCGAAGCGGGACGGGACGATGTCGGGAAAAAAGGAATCGTTCGGGATGAACGTGTTCACGGACGAGTTCTTGAGGAGATGGTCGAATTCTTCATTCGTGAAGGGTTCCATGTGAAGCAACTTGATTTTTCACCGATTACAGGTGGTGAAGGAAATATCGAGTTTCTCTTACATGCACAACTGACGACACCTGGCATGGAAACAATCGTTGACCCAGCGGATACGGTTCGTCTGGCACATCAAGCGTTGTAA
- the ahrC gene encoding transcriptional regulator AhrC/ArgR produces the protein MTKGQRLIKIREIITQSEIETQDELVEELRNAGYKVTQATVSRDIKELHLVKVPLNDGRYKYSLPADQRFNPLGKLRRLLGDSFISIDFAQNLIVMHVLPGNANAIGVLLDHLGWSELLGTVCGDDTILMIARSEDTAKEVTERILEML, from the coding sequence ATGACAAAGGGGCAACGGTTGATTAAGATTCGGGAAATCATTACGCAATCTGAAATCGAGACTCAAGATGAATTGGTTGAAGAACTTCGGAATGCTGGATACAAAGTGACGCAAGCGACTGTATCACGAGACATTAAGGAGCTGCATCTCGTAAAGGTGCCGTTAAACGATGGCCGTTATAAGTATAGTTTGCCTGCCGATCAGCGTTTTAATCCATTAGGAAAATTACGCCGTTTACTAGGTGATAGCTTTATTTCGATTGATTTTGCTCAAAATTTGATTGTCATGCATGTCTTACCGGGTAACGCCAATGCAATCGGTGTCCTACTCGATCACTTAGGCTGGTCGGAACTGCTCGGGACGGTTTGTGGCGATGATACGATTTTAATGATCGCTCGAAGTGAAGATACAGCAAAAGAAGTGACGGAACGAATTTTAGAGATGCTTTAA
- the recN gene encoding DNA repair protein RecN, with protein sequence MLAELSIKQFAIIDQLQIHFKKGMTVLTGETGAGKSIVLDAIGLLIGGRGSAEFVRYGEDKAELEGLFMIEDGHMVYTLAEEYGIDVEDGSIILRRDLFASGKSVCRVNNKLVTLTILREFGRVLVDLHGQHEHQHLMENTYHQSILDDFGHETISSRLHEYQKKFGLYEEKRMALQSLAQSEQELAQRIDLLSFQTEEITSANLRQGEEDELLSERNRLANFEKLHDSLKAAYDALHDEMRGIDSVGDAMRELQQASSIDDQFANQSDAIASAFYGLEEVGYAIRDQLETLEFDSNRLDEIEQRLSVFQQLKRKYGATIEEVIAYGEKIGIELDTMTNRDERIEKLKAEVELLESELFEIGNKLSKARRKAAQLLGEAIHLELRELYMEKARFEIRFMQDGKTPTLRKNGIDQIEFYIMTNAGEPFKSLGKVASGGELSRIMLGLKSIFSRSLGVASIIFDEVDTGVSGRVAQAMAEKIYRLSIEGQVLCITHLPQVASMADQHLYIRKVEETDRTTTQVNALTEADRGNELGRMISGTHMTDLTLRHAEELMDQAMSMKESLKNGV encoded by the coding sequence ATGTTAGCTGAATTATCGATCAAACAATTCGCGATCATTGACCAGCTGCAGATCCATTTCAAAAAAGGAATGACTGTCTTGACTGGAGAAACAGGTGCTGGTAAATCCATCGTCCTCGATGCAATCGGTTTATTGATTGGCGGACGGGGTTCTGCTGAATTTGTTCGTTACGGCGAAGATAAGGCGGAACTCGAAGGACTGTTCATGATTGAGGACGGGCATATGGTCTACACATTAGCTGAAGAATATGGCATCGACGTCGAAGATGGATCCATCATTTTACGCCGAGACTTATTTGCTTCCGGTAAAAGTGTTTGTCGTGTCAATAATAAGCTCGTCACGTTGACGATTTTACGTGAGTTCGGTCGTGTGCTCGTGGATCTTCATGGTCAACATGAACACCAACACTTGATGGAAAATACGTACCACCAATCGATTCTTGATGATTTTGGTCATGAGACGATTTCCTCGCGCCTGCACGAGTATCAAAAAAAGTTCGGGCTGTACGAGGAAAAACGGATGGCATTACAATCACTGGCACAGAGTGAGCAGGAACTTGCACAACGGATTGATTTATTATCATTTCAGACAGAAGAAATCACGAGTGCGAACCTCCGTCAAGGAGAAGAAGATGAACTGTTGAGTGAACGGAACCGACTCGCGAACTTCGAAAAGTTGCACGATTCGTTAAAAGCCGCCTACGATGCGCTTCATGATGAAATGCGCGGGATTGATTCAGTTGGGGATGCGATGCGGGAGCTGCAACAAGCATCGAGCATCGATGATCAGTTCGCGAATCAAAGTGATGCCATCGCGAGCGCTTTCTACGGTCTTGAAGAAGTCGGGTACGCGATTCGTGATCAACTTGAGACATTAGAGTTCGATTCGAACCGGTTAGACGAAATTGAACAGCGCTTATCTGTTTTCCAACAGCTGAAGCGGAAATATGGTGCGACAATCGAGGAAGTCATCGCCTATGGTGAAAAAATCGGAATCGAGCTTGATACGATGACCAATCGTGATGAACGCATTGAAAAGCTAAAGGCGGAAGTCGAGTTGCTTGAAAGTGAGCTGTTTGAGATTGGCAATAAGCTATCGAAGGCACGCCGAAAAGCGGCACAGTTGCTTGGCGAGGCGATTCATTTAGAACTGCGTGAACTCTATATGGAAAAAGCGCGGTTCGAAATTCGGTTCATGCAAGATGGAAAAACGCCGACCTTACGAAAAAATGGAATCGATCAAATCGAATTTTATATCATGACCAATGCGGGTGAACCATTTAAATCACTCGGAAAAGTCGCTTCCGGAGGGGAGTTGTCTCGGATCATGCTCGGACTCAAGTCAATCTTCTCGCGTTCGCTCGGCGTCGCATCGATTATTTTTGATGAAGTCGATACGGGGGTATCGGGACGGGTCGCGCAAGCAATGGCGGAGAAAATCTATCGTCTATCGATTGAAGGACAAGTGCTCTGTATTACACACTTGCCGCAAGTCGCCTCGATGGCGGATCAGCATCTTTACATTCGTAAAGTCGAAGAGACGGACCGGACGACGACACAGGTCAATGCCTTGACGGAAGCAGACCGTGGAAATGAGCTTGGACGGATGATTTCCGGAACACATATGACGGACTTGACGCTGCGTCATGCGGAAGAATTGATGGACCAAGCAATGAGTATGAAGGAATCGCTTAAAAATGGGGTGTAA
- the spo0A gene encoding sporulation transcription factor Spo0A, producing the protein MIRVGIADDNREMVELIRQHLATQEDMEVVCVAYDGEKCLEKLKEVETDVLLLDIIMPHLDGLGVLEELMKQKNNPAVIMLSAFGKDEVSQQAVTLGAAYFLLKPFSMNQLVNKIRLVTNNNPTIQPETMDSKIATVLREVGIAPHIKGFTYLKDAVGLVLEREELLGLITKELYPTIARTHKTTSSRVERAMRHAIKSAWKEGMSDHTLFTGRIEQEKSPKNSEFISYVSNYMKPS; encoded by the coding sequence TTGATTAGAGTCGGGATCGCAGATGACAACCGAGAGATGGTCGAATTGATTCGCCAGCATCTCGCTACTCAAGAGGATATGGAAGTCGTATGTGTCGCATATGATGGGGAGAAGTGTCTTGAGAAATTAAAAGAAGTCGAGACCGACGTGTTGTTGCTAGACATCATCATGCCACACCTGGATGGATTAGGGGTCCTCGAAGAATTGATGAAACAAAAAAATAATCCGGCTGTCATCATGTTGAGTGCCTTCGGTAAAGATGAGGTATCACAACAGGCAGTGACGTTAGGTGCTGCTTATTTCTTGCTGAAACCGTTCAGCATGAATCAGTTAGTCAACAAAATTCGCCTTGTGACGAACAATAATCCAACGATTCAACCGGAAACGATGGATTCGAAAATAGCGACCGTTTTACGAGAAGTCGGGATTGCGCCGCATATTAAAGGATTCACCTATCTAAAAGATGCGGTTGGGCTCGTTTTAGAACGTGAAGAGCTGCTCGGATTAATCACAAAAGAGTTATATCCGACGATTGCCCGCACCCATAAAACGACATCTTCCCGTGTGGAACGGGCGATGCGCCATGCCATCAAATCGGCCTGGAAAGAAGGGATGAGTGATCATACCTTGTTCACAGGACGGATTGAGCAAGAAAAGAGTCCGAAAAACTCGGAGTTCATCTCGTACGTCTCAAATTATATGAAACCGTCTTGA
- a CDS encoding DUF2627 family protein, which translates to MRIIGLLTLLIPGIIGAIGIKLMRDSVFLIAQFPFAYLGDSAYVYVLQGVVGLALAMGGIGFVAGYVFYRDKKRGKVSERYQKK; encoded by the coding sequence ATGCGAATCATCGGACTACTAACTTTATTGATTCCTGGCATCATTGGAGCCATCGGAATCAAACTTATGCGTGACAGTGTCTTTTTAATTGCCCAGTTCCCGTTTGCATACCTTGGGGACTCGGCCTATGTATATGTTTTACAGGGGGTTGTCGGACTCGCCTTAGCGATGGGTGGAATTGGTTTTGTCGCAGGGTATGTTTTTTATCGTGATAAGAAACGTGGAAAAGTCTCCGAACGGTATCAAAAAAAGTGA
- a CDS encoding sigma-54 interaction domain-containing protein produces MHHLLIVGAGQGGTEVLHAFQRSPLLTVIGVVDSNEQAPGLQLARRGEIRVETSWTAFEGTTVDFIIDATGKRGVFEQLIQFFPEAAVLPGEFVRVLIERLTEKERMLEAIIHCTSEAISVADQDGQTMLINPAYTRMTGYSGQDVIGKPASADIGMQESVHLRVLETGESVRDARMKIGHDRRDIIVNAEPVVVDGQVRGSVGVIRDISEMKALAKELKAARQKIRTLEAKYTFDDIIAESEAMRFVVDQAKLAATMPVNVLIRGESGTGKELFAHAIHAASERRYEQLVRVNCAAIAPSLLESELFGYEEGAFSGARRGGKRGYFEEAHGGSLFLDEIGELPLDVQVKLLRVLQENEVVRVGGTKSVPVDVRIIAATNANLEQKIITGEFREDLYYRINRLPIHIPALRERPDDLLPLSTHLLRKLNQSYGRSVARISEDALEVIRKQEWKGNVRELENVIGRALIFTDKTEDVLRKGHLQLDHPVAKKRVERPKKEIKHLSDEMSYVEERLIREALEAFDGNKTEAAKQLGISLRALYYKVERFNIYQ; encoded by the coding sequence ATGCATCATCTTCTGATTGTCGGTGCCGGACAAGGTGGGACGGAAGTGCTACATGCCTTCCAACGTTCACCACTCTTGACGGTCATCGGAGTCGTTGATTCAAATGAACAAGCACCAGGTCTTCAGCTGGCAAGACGCGGAGAAATTCGTGTCGAGACATCTTGGACTGCTTTTGAAGGAACGACGGTCGACTTCATCATCGATGCGACGGGAAAACGTGGCGTATTCGAACAGTTGATTCAATTCTTTCCCGAAGCAGCCGTTCTGCCGGGGGAATTCGTACGCGTTCTGATTGAACGGCTGACGGAAAAAGAACGAATGCTTGAAGCCATCATCCATTGTACAAGTGAGGCAATTTCGGTTGCCGATCAAGACGGTCAAACGATGTTAATCAATCCGGCCTATACACGAATGACGGGGTACAGTGGACAGGACGTCATCGGTAAACCAGCAAGCGCTGACATCGGGATGCAGGAATCGGTTCACCTGCGCGTCCTTGAGACCGGTGAAAGTGTTCGCGATGCGCGGATGAAGATTGGCCACGATCGACGCGATATCATCGTCAATGCGGAACCAGTCGTCGTGGATGGGCAAGTTCGGGGGTCGGTTGGTGTCATTCGTGATATTTCTGAAATGAAGGCGCTCGCGAAAGAATTGAAGGCGGCGCGTCAAAAAATTCGGACACTCGAGGCGAAATATACGTTTGACGATATCATCGCTGAAAGTGAAGCGATGCGTTTCGTCGTCGATCAAGCAAAGCTTGCTGCAACGATGCCGGTCAATGTCTTGATTCGGGGAGAGTCAGGAACAGGAAAAGAATTGTTTGCGCATGCGATTCACGCCGCGAGTGAGCGGCGATACGAACAGCTTGTCCGTGTCAACTGTGCAGCGATTGCTCCTAGTCTGTTAGAGAGTGAGCTGTTTGGTTATGAAGAAGGAGCGTTCTCGGGAGCGCGCCGTGGTGGAAAACGTGGTTATTTTGAAGAGGCGCATGGCGGATCACTTTTTCTTGATGAAATTGGAGAACTGCCGCTCGATGTACAAGTGAAGTTATTGCGGGTCTTACAAGAAAATGAAGTCGTTCGCGTCGGTGGAACGAAATCGGTACCGGTCGATGTAAGAATCATTGCAGCGACGAATGCGAACCTGGAGCAAAAAATCATTACCGGTGAGTTTCGCGAAGATCTTTACTACCGGATTAATCGCCTTCCGATTCACATACCAGCCTTGCGTGAACGCCCCGATGATCTTTTGCCTCTATCAACGCACTTGCTACGGAAGTTAAATCAAAGCTATGGCCGGTCCGTCGCCCGGATTTCGGAAGATGCACTGGAAGTGATTCGAAAACAGGAGTGGAAAGGCAATGTCCGTGAGCTTGAGAATGTCATCGGTCGTGCATTGATTTTTACGGACAAAACGGAAGATGTTTTACGAAAAGGCCACCTTCAGCTCGATCATCCGGTCGCTAAAAAACGAGTTGAACGTCCAAAAAAAGAAATTAAGCATCTGTCTGACGAGATGTCTTATGTCGAAGAACGTTTGATTCGTGAAGCTCTCGAGGCTTTTGACGGCAATAAAACAGAAGCCGCAAAACAACTCGGGATTTCCTTGCGTGCCTTGTATTATAAAGTGGAGCGATTTAATATTTATCAATAA